GAGCGACATGGTGGAGGACCAGCTCGCCGGAAGTTCCCGGACACTCTCCAAGATGGCCACAGTTCTCAGAGGAATTTGCAAGACTGCCATGAAGAACTACAGAAGACGCCAGGGCCAAGTAGTGGGAGGTGGACAGGAGTTTGCCGTCATAGATGAGAGCTGTTTCCGACATAAACGCAAGGTGAGGGGAAAAgtgtcacatacacaaacacgaatggttctcaaacttttatatatatatataaacaaaccCTCCCCTTATCCTCATGAGCATCCCAACTTCCCCTTGACCTAATCTTAGGAATGCCAAGGCCCCCGTTGTTATTGAAACATAAAATAATGCTAATGTCTAATGCCCCGCAATGGCAATTAGGCACTGCACCCTCTAAGCTGTATTCTtcaccaaccaccccccacccccttgcgCTCCCCAACCCATTTCtggtgggctgtagagccccagTTTAGGTATACCATGTTGTTGGAGCATCTTTAACTGATTACGGTACCCATGGTGCTGGCCAAACTCGCTGGCCAAGCTAGGTTAGAATTGTATCTGACATAGTTCCCTTCCCCTTTACTTGGAGCCCTGTTAATATTTACAGCTAAATCTTTACTttcttgtgtatttacagtatcaccgcGGAAGGGCGGCTGCTACGTGGCGAAGGAAAAAGTGGGTGTTTGGCATCCTAGGAGTAGGTGGCCGGCGGAATCGCCCCGTGTTGCGGCTGGTGAGAAGACGACGACGGGAGAATCTCATTCCCATCCTGGTTAAACATGTGCGTCCAggaaccaccgtcatcagtgaccaGTGGGGCGCCTACAGGGGTGCATTGGCTGCGCTGGGCTACAGGCACTTTGCGGTGAACCATTCACAGTGGTTTGTGGATCCAAACACCGGGGCCCACACCCAGCACATTGAGAGGGCATGGCTGAAGTACAAGTCCACAATTTGGAGACTGAGGGGAAACAGAACGGAGACACTCCTGAAGGACCACCTCTGCCTCATCGAGTGGACTCACTGGCTCGGCAACGTGCATCGCAATGGCACCCTCGGAAGACTGCTGCGAGATATTCGACGGCAGTAcagagtctagtgtgtgtgtgtgtacgcatgcgctCGCGTTTGTCCACCCCAGCGTTCTCTCTGGACCATGCCGCTTGGACTTTTgcacttactctgtgtgtgtgtgtgtgtgtgtgtgtgtgtgtgtgtgtgtatttctctctctctctctctctctctctctctctctctctctctctctctctcttcatttttttgttcaTTAAACTTTTTACTCATTGCACACAATCTGGTGTATTGGTTTAAAATGTTAGTCATTGATGAATATACATTCTGAATATCTCTAATGTATACATTAGCGAATGGTGTAGTACCTATTATAATGTCATGActgcagaataaggggcaaagaatGATAAGTTAAGCGAgaaatcttttgtgagtatatagtAACAGACTTGGAAGCATATATTAACATACTATGAATATCTCTAATGTATACATTAACTAATGCCGTAGTATCTATTATAATGTCATGACTGCAGAATGAGGGGCAAAGAATGGTAAGTTAAGCGAgaaatcttttgtgagtatatagtAACAGACTTGGAAGCATATATTAACATACTATGAATATCTCTAATGTATACATTAGCTAATGCCGTAGTACCTATTATAATGTCATGActgcagaataaggggcaaagaatGATAAGTTAAGCAAgaaatcttttgtgagtatatagtAACAGACTTGGAAGCATATATTAACATACTATGAATATCTCTAATGTATACATTAGCTAATGCCGTAGCCATCATGACTCATATTATGACTCCAAAAGACGTtgctaaataatacattaattaggCTAATCATTACTTAAGATATGAGCTCATACAGAAATATATCACTGGCGTGGTGCTGGTCACAAGACGAAGCCCCACTAGCCCTACAATAGTAGCCTACCGACTGCTCTGCATCCACACATAAGCACTAAGACGCATTGCACTCGTACGCCTCTTTAACAAGCAGACCGTGACACTTGGGGTATGGGAGCTTGCGTAACTCATCAGTCATCCAGTCTCATGACAGATCATCACGGCTACTCACGTCATCATTACCCAAGAATGCTGGTGGGTCTGGGAGGATGCAGTCCTACCACGGAAATCAACGAGAAGACGGGAACCTACTACGCCAAagagataggcctataggccttgGTTTCTTTTATGTTCAACTGTTCAATAAATGCTAATAACGTTCATtggcctctcgagtcttcatggtagaaattaggcctaggcctaaactAAATGAAAAATGGCTGCATCGTGATAAGGCAGAATTTTAACATCGGATTCATTTCCACTGGTAATTTTGcacctttattttttttacccttGATTCACCACGTCACCATTAGGTTACTTCGACACACTTAAACCAAGGTAGCCTGGTCAAATTCACAGCCTATGTGATAAGGATCAAACTTAAACCGAGGCAGCCTGGTCAAATTCATAGCCTAGGCTATGTGATAAGGATCGATCAGTATAGCCGGCTATTAAGGTAGCCTCGTACGTGATATgataacagcagtgttatcagaaaggttaatacatgatatgttaacacttggaactcacaccatgatgTGCACAATTAGTTAATCGTGGGTCATTATGTTTTCAAGCAGGACTCCCATTTCATTACTAGTATATCACACATCAATGCATACATAAGTTATGCGTTAATCATATATTAGTTCCGACATAGTTCCGACATAATTCCGACATCGTCattgtacccttattgtaaagtgttaccacttttCTCCAAGTAGAAGGTGTCCATATTGTTATGCCTTTTAAGGCTTCGTAgactagagtagaatagaattcaCATTTTGTAGACCTACTACTACAATGGCAACCTTACTGTTAATAAGGTAGCATCCCACTCtcagcagtgcagtacagtatgtccAGAACGGGACCTAAACATGTCCTTCAATataaagatgtaggcctaccttcctTGCTCAGTGGCACAGCAATTGGACATATACATGTGTAGAAATGTGGCAGCGTTTACAGATACTATCTTTGATAGGCATGGACaggctatctctctgtctgtctctctctgactctctctctctgtctctctctctgtctctctctctctctctctctctctctctctctcctctcctcccatccccctctcctctctctctttctgactctctctctctggctctctctctcacacacacgcacacacacacatacacacgcacagacacacacacacacacacacacacacagatacacacacacacacacacacacacacacacacacacacacacacacacacacacacacacacacacacacacacacacacgatccctgCGAGCGATGTGGTTAAGAGGACATGGAGGGGTATCAGTGACTCTCAGAGCACTTTGGAGCACCGCAGAATGGCCACAGGCACCAAGCACGCTCCCactccccacacagacacacacaccaagccctctttccccactcacacaaacacatatgcaagcacacacgcacgcacaaaagcacgcatacatgcaatacatacacgcacacacactcacacacagcctcaAGCATCAAACCTTtactttctacacacacacacacacacacacacacacacacacacacacacacacacacacacacacacacacacacacacacacacacacacaaacacacacaaacacacacgcacacagagccaGGAGCACTGTGCCCTATCTCACTCACTGGTCAAGGTTACGGTCAACGCTGAAGTTGTTCAGCCGTAATCCTTTACATGGCACAGTGTTGcccgagagaaggagagagagagagagagagagagagagagagagagagagagagagagagagagagagagagagagagagagagagagagagagagagagagagtcagagacagagacagagacagacagatagacagagacagagacagagacagagacagagacggagacagacggacagacagacagacagacagacagacagacagagaaaaagagatagacagggagagacacagagagagagagagagacagagagagagaaaaagagatagagaaatagagaggaagagaggaatattGGGAGAACTGCAAAGCGATGAAGAAAGAAAACTCAGAGAGCCATTCAGAAAGAGATATTTTGAGTTGGAGAAAGAAAGATATCCATTGTTGCTCACGTTTTCgtaagtgattgagtgagtgagagaggacagTGAGTGAGTGTTCCCTCTTCCAGTTGAGTGGATGCTTTGTTCTGCCCTTCAtgcttcaagcacacacacacgcacgcacgcaagcacgcacgcacgtgcacacacacacgcacacacacacacacacacacacacacacatacagtacataggctacatacacacactctcttctcatGTCATGGTGTCCTGGAGGACAAGAGACACATGGAGATGTCTAGGTTGAGGTAGTGATCACTTAtgtaatgtgcacacacacacacgcacgcacacacacacacacgtacacacacgtacacacacacacacacacacacacacacacacacacacacacacacacacacacacacacacacacacacacacacacacacacacacacacacacacacactctcactatgCTCTCTTCCTAAGGTCATTATGTACATTTTCCTCCTTTTATACTGATTAGCTGGTTCAGTTCAAAACCATGGCAGCCCGTCTGGAGTTAGACATGGTGGGAGCAAAATATTTACAACTTGCTCAGCACAAATGTGGAAATGACaacattctttctttttcttaaatGTTCTCTGAGGAGCCTTGTGTTGTTAAAACCAGACACATTTCCATTGTGTCAGCTGTTCAGTGTATCTTTCTATTTGTCTGCGGTGGTAAATTGTATTTACGTACTGTTGGGTAATCTGATCCACTCGTGTGGCACTTGCATTATGTTTTTCCTGTCACAACAGAAGACAATGAAAGCataacactggtattacatttcattgcattatTAAGATACATTACACCAAgccgatgcttttatccaaagcgacttccagttCTTTTAAGTACATTGGCTATTGGTTTAagtccctggggcagtgtggggtttggtgccttgcttaAGTGCACCTTAACCATGTAGTGAGAtaggaagtggaagggtgggattcgaacctgcaaccctctgacctaaagCCCATCAGCATAACCAGTTGGCCACGACTGCCCCAAGCCAACATGGGTATatgatattaaagggacactgtgtgagattttttgttgtttatttccagaattcatgctgcctattcactaatgcacagtgtccctttaagcatagtAGGCCTAACTAGAATTCAGCAGTAGGTTGTACTGCTGTACCTTATCAAGTGCATTTAAACATAACGTAAAAAAGTTACTGCCATTACTATTTGACCTTTCTGTAGAGCTTTAAACATAAATGAATCGGCGCTTTTGCAGCAGTAAAATTCTCACCAggctctctgtttctccttcttCTTAGGCTGCACCACGATGCACCGCACTCGAAACTCGGGGAAATAGGCCGTTCCTCTGAGAAATTAAACATACAGCAGAGACTAGAGAACACTTTTCGAAAACTTTGCTGAACATAAACGAATCATTTGGGGTTTCCTCAATTTTCTTGAGTTTGCTCATGTTTCctgcttcaaaaaaaaaaagttcccctcCTCATTGCGTTGCAGGAGCTAAGAAACTATGTTCAAAGACACTTATCTTTAATTAATGTTATGTCTTGAAAAGGGCCACAGacagatgttctctctctctctctctctcactctatctctttctctctctgtttttttctgtcttttgtgctctatcttcctctctgtctttcttttctttctccctctcaatcgttctgtcattctctctttcaccctGATTCTTCCGATaattctctccacctccttctctctctctctctctctctctctctctcacacacacacacacacacacacacacacacacacacacacacacacacacacacacacacacacacacacacacacacacacacacacacacacacacacacacacacctctcaccctAATTGCTGAAGTGTATTCCCTTAGTGTTTTCGGTAACAATTTCAATAGAGCAGGGTGCTGAGAGGACGCATACAGATTTTCTCTGTCCCTgatgtgatgtgttttttttttcttttgctagtgcacacacacgcacacacgcatgcacgctcacaggAACTCGTCACATTCACACATCCAGCATCCACCACCAGCACCTCACAAAACTGTTTCATACGCTGCGTTTTTGCGGAgctattatctatctattattaCCTCTGTCCTTCCACGAGGGTGGGAAGGTCTCGGGgcccagcacagcgcagcgcagcacagcctgCTTGGAGATATTAAAGGGAATGTTCAGGAGACGTAAACAAAGAGCCGGGAAGCAGTCCAATGCCTCCCTCCCCCCACGGGacgcacacactgtacaaatACAGTAACAGTACAGAGTTAAACCCCATCCAATTTTCTACCTACTTCCCTTAATCACAGGAAtgcccacacgcacgcgcgcacacacacgtttacacgcacgcacacacgcacaaggacacacagaaggacacgtGGGAACACGTGCACAagcaaacacggacacacaaacacacacgcacgcacggacgcatgcacacacacacacacacacacacacacacacacaccctccgtccATCCATCCCCACCATCTAACTGTACCTGCATGAGGAGGAAATGAACCCGCAGAGAGTTCCTCTGCCAATACGAATTTTTTGTATTTTCTGAGGTAATAGCCGGAGGCGAGCCGGCATCATTTGCCCATCAcccacctctccccatctctcacccatcatgtccccctcttctttctctcttacccatcattccccctcttctctctctctctctctctctctctctctctctctctctctctctctctctctctctctatgtctctctctctctctcgctctctctctctctctctctcccacccatcaTTGCACTCCTGAGAACTGCTTGTAGCTTGGAGCAAACAGAGAGGGACCTTcacagtgcaggcaggcaggtacagtGCATGGGTCATTTGGGACCTAGTGGCATAGTAGTCATTGTGGTGTTGAGAATATTACTAAATGGAGACAGATGAGGGACACGCCAACCAAATCGCTGCTGGATGCCTGTTTCCATACCGTTCAGAACCAAGGTTTTGACCTGTGAACTACCCGCATTCATACTGGGATGCATactgcccaactgggaaactccaactcctattgtcattgtgacacagcactccacagcacacaagtgttcactgcacactctacacaatgaaattgcatttatgcctcacccgggggcacaaggaggcagcccccaatggcgccccaagggagcagtgtggcgggacagtaccatgctcagagtatctcagtcatggagagggatgggggaggaggatggttaattactccccccaccaacctggcaggttgggagtcgaactagcaacctttggtatacaagtctggcgccctaaccgcttacccatgactgcccctgttACCTGTGTTATCTGAATTAACCTGGTGATGTCCATGTTGCCATCACCACAGTAGAAAAACAAGCAGTTTGCATCTCAAACCAACTTTGCCATTTCAAAATGCTCAGATTTTCGGCTTACTGTAAACACGTCAGCCGGTTCGAAATTAGATATCGGCCTGAACACACTAAGAATGGCCAGGGCTGGTTTGGGGGACAAATACGGCCCGGGAggtttggctttaaggggcccctcatattgagtggcgcagaactgactcaccagtgggccccgctcccttgtggacccctattttcagaaatgttttttttttttttttaaattttctgaaaataggggcccacgagggtgcagggcccaccgtaaaatgcctggtatgccagatggccagtccagccctgagaatGGCAC
The Engraulis encrasicolus isolate BLACKSEA-1 chromosome 20, IST_EnEncr_1.0, whole genome shotgun sequence genome window above contains:
- the LOC134435898 gene encoding uncharacterized protein LOC134435898 translates to MSLATELMLLLIREPLGKSTKTLIAWMQRKRLLPRVVKCRLCHRDMKMVSSSTSDGFKWVCRHASHKGRKTSSTVRRGSLFERSKVSLASWMTFIYRFSQGLRLRQSDMVEDQLAGSSRTLSKMATVLRGICKTAMKNYRRRQGQVVGGGQEFAVIDESCFRHKRKYHRGRAAATWRRKKWVFGILGVGGRRNRPVLRLVRRRRRENLIPILVKHVRPGTTVISDQWGAYRGALAALGYRHFAVNHSQWFVDPNTGAHTQHIERAWLKYKSTIWRLRGNRTETLLKDHLCLIEWTHWLGNVHRNGTLGRLLRDIRRQYRV